One region of Alcanivorax sediminis genomic DNA includes:
- the nqrF gene encoding NADH:ubiquinone reductase (Na(+)-transporting) subunit F: MSVEIILSVVMFTAIVIALVAVILTARSRLVSTGDVHIDINDDAEKGIDAPAGGKLLGTLADQGIFLSSACGGGGTCAQCRCQVLDGGGDILPTEEGHFTKGEIRDGWRLSCQVNVKQDMKIQVPEEFFGVKKWECEVVSNDNVATFIKELTLKLPEGENVDFRAGGYVQLEAPAYDINFSDFDIAEEYRGDWERFNFFDLKAKNPETVIRAYSMANYPEEKGILKFNIRIATPPPGSKDIPPGIMSSFVFNLKPGDKITVFGPFGEFFAKKTDAEMVFIGGGAGMAPMRSHIFDQLKRLNSDRKMSFWYGARSVRECFYTEEYDQLAEENDNFEWHLALSDPQPEDNWTGLTGFIHNVLYEQYLKDHPAPEDCEFYMCGPPMMNASVIKMLEDLGVEPENILLDDFGG, translated from the coding sequence ATGAGTGTCGAGATTATTCTCAGTGTCGTCATGTTCACTGCCATCGTGATTGCGCTGGTGGCCGTGATCCTGACTGCACGTTCCCGTTTGGTCAGCACTGGTGATGTGCACATCGATATCAATGATGATGCAGAAAAGGGCATTGATGCCCCCGCTGGTGGCAAGCTGCTGGGGACCCTGGCTGATCAGGGTATCTTCCTGTCTTCCGCCTGTGGCGGTGGTGGTACCTGCGCACAGTGCCGTTGTCAGGTACTCGATGGTGGTGGTGACATTCTGCCTACCGAAGAAGGTCACTTCACCAAGGGTGAGATTCGCGATGGCTGGCGTCTGAGCTGCCAGGTGAACGTGAAGCAGGACATGAAGATTCAGGTTCCTGAAGAGTTCTTCGGGGTGAAGAAGTGGGAGTGCGAAGTCGTTTCCAATGACAACGTGGCCACCTTCATCAAGGAGCTGACCCTGAAGCTGCCCGAAGGCGAGAACGTGGATTTCCGCGCTGGCGGTTACGTGCAGCTGGAAGCACCGGCCTATGATATCAACTTCTCTGACTTTGATATTGCCGAGGAATACCGTGGTGACTGGGAGCGCTTCAACTTCTTCGATTTGAAGGCGAAGAATCCGGAAACGGTTATCCGTGCCTACTCCATGGCCAACTACCCGGAAGAGAAGGGCATCCTCAAGTTCAATATCCGGATCGCCACTCCGCCTCCGGGCTCCAAGGATATCCCGCCGGGTATCATGAGCTCCTTCGTGTTCAACCTGAAGCCAGGCGACAAGATCACCGTATTCGGACCCTTCGGTGAGTTCTTCGCCAAGAAGACCGATGCGGAGATGGTATTCATCGGCGGTGGCGCGGGTATGGCTCCCATGCGCAGCCACATCTTCGATCAGCTCAAGCGCCTGAACTCTGATCGCAAGATGAGCTTCTGGTACGGTGCCCGCAGTGTTCGCGAGTGTTTCTACACCGAGGAATACGACCAGCTGGCAGAAGAGAACGATAACTTCGAGTGGCATCTGGCGCTGTCCGATCCGCAACCCGAAGATAACTGGACTGGTCTCACCGGTTTCATCCATAACGTGCTTTACGAGCAGTATCTCAAGGACCACCCGGCCCCTGAAGACTGCGAGTTCTACATGTGTGGACCGCCGATGATGAACGCGTCGGTCATCAAGATGCTTGAAGACCTGGGCGTGGAGCCGGAAAACATCCTGTTGGATGATTTCGGCGGCTGA
- a CDS encoding glyceraldehyde-3-phosphate dehydrogenase encodes MSKLEDHFGRWKNREEIAEGMIPVIGRLQREKNVTTTVYSRALVNKSVIQILKAHRFVKQVEDTELSVVDTFPIMQEVAKLDLGPCRVDVGKLAVEYKKDNRGLSIEDYVRAELAEAVSNKAAMPEPTDVVLYGFGRIGRILARLLIEKVGSGNGLRLKAIVVRESGKGDLQKRASLLRRDSVHGPFAGTIAVDEEENAIIANGNFIKVIYSNDPNTIDYTQYGIHNAVVIDNTGKWRDVEGLSQHLNRPGVSRVMLTAPGKGDMKNIVHGVNNNIIEDSDKIISAASCTTNAIVPPLKALEDKFGIEFGHVETVHSYTNDQNLLDNFHKGPRRGRAAPLNMVLTETGAATAAAKALPSLAGKLTGNSIRVPTPNVSMAILNLTLEKETTLEELNEYLRWVSLHSPLQRQVDFVSSPDAVSTDFVGSRHASVIDAEATIVNGRHCVLYVWYDNEFGYSCQVLRILQQISGVEFPQYPKD; translated from the coding sequence GTGAGCAAACTGGAAGACCATTTCGGCCGCTGGAAAAACCGCGAAGAAATTGCAGAGGGCATGATTCCGGTCATCGGCCGCCTGCAGCGCGAAAAGAACGTGACCACCACCGTTTACAGCCGCGCCCTGGTCAACAAGTCTGTTATCCAGATCCTGAAAGCACACCGTTTCGTCAAACAGGTCGAAGATACCGAGCTGTCCGTGGTGGACACTTTCCCGATCATGCAGGAAGTGGCCAAGCTGGACCTGGGTCCTTGCCGTGTTGATGTGGGCAAGCTGGCGGTGGAGTACAAGAAAGACAACCGTGGCCTGTCGATTGAAGACTACGTTCGTGCCGAGCTGGCCGAAGCCGTCAGCAACAAAGCTGCCATGCCTGAGCCAACGGATGTCGTCCTGTACGGTTTCGGCCGTATTGGCCGTATTCTGGCTCGTCTGCTGATCGAGAAAGTCGGTTCCGGCAACGGCCTGCGCCTGAAAGCCATCGTGGTACGTGAGTCTGGCAAGGGTGACCTTCAGAAGCGCGCCAGCCTGCTGCGTCGTGATTCCGTTCACGGCCCGTTCGCCGGTACGATCGCCGTTGATGAAGAAGAAAATGCGATTATCGCCAACGGTAACTTCATCAAGGTGATTTACTCCAACGACCCGAACACCATCGATTACACCCAGTACGGCATCCATAATGCTGTGGTGATCGATAACACCGGTAAGTGGCGCGATGTGGAAGGTCTGTCCCAGCACCTCAACCGCCCGGGTGTGTCCCGTGTGATGCTGACGGCGCCTGGCAAGGGTGATATGAAAAACATTGTTCACGGTGTGAACAATAATATCATCGAAGACAGCGACAAGATCATTTCAGCTGCCAGCTGTACCACCAATGCCATCGTGCCCCCGCTCAAGGCGCTGGAAGACAAGTTCGGTATCGAATTCGGTCACGTTGAGACCGTTCACTCCTACACCAACGACCAGAACCTGCTGGATAACTTCCACAAGGGGCCGCGTCGTGGTCGTGCTGCGCCGCTGAACATGGTGCTGACCGAAACTGGTGCAGCCACTGCGGCTGCCAAGGCGCTGCCGTCTCTGGCGGGTAAGCTGACCGGTAACTCCATCCGCGTTCCTACCCCGAACGTGTCCATGGCGATCCTGAACCTGACTCTGGAGAAGGAAACCACCCTGGAAGAGCTGAACGAGTACCTGCGCTGGGTGAGTCTGCACTCTCCGCTGCAGCGTCAGGTGGACTTCGTGAGCAGCCCGGATGCCGTTTCCACCGATTTTGTCGGCTCCCGTCACGCTTCCGTCATCGATGCAGAGGCTACCATAGTCAACGGGCGTCATTGCGTGCTGTACGTGTGGTACGACAACGAGTTCGGCTACAGCTGTCAGGTGCTTCGTATCCTTCAGCAGATCTCCGGGGTGGAATTCCCGCAGTATCCGAAGGATTGA
- a CDS encoding NADH:ubiquinone reductase (Na(+)-transporting) subunit B: protein MGLRNYLDKNVAPHFHEGGKFEKYYTFYEMFDTMLYSPDSVTRTGAHVRDGLDLKRIMMTVWFCTFPAILFGLWNVGYQANMQIAELGASPLAGWRSDVVMALTGFDPNSLLANVLHGAVYYIPILLTVYIGGFIWEGLFAWKRGHEVNEGFFVTGILFTLILPPAIPLWQVFLGISFGVVIGKEVFGGTGKNFLNPALVGRAFLYFAYPAQMSGDAVWTAVDNFSGATSLSLAASGNLDYAVGLTANALTEGAAAATASLAWMNTFLGNIQGSIGETSTLAILIGGAALLLTKIASWRIVLGVFLGMVGMSAIFNGVGSDTNAMFDMPWYWHLTVGGFAFGMIFMATDPVSASMTNTGKYIFGALIGVMTVLIRVINPAFPEGIMLAILFGNLCAPLIDYFVTQANIRRRLRRTGGVA, encoded by the coding sequence ATGGGCTTGAGAAACTATCTGGACAAGAATGTCGCTCCGCATTTCCATGAAGGCGGCAAGTTCGAGAAGTATTACACCTTCTACGAAATGTTCGACACCATGCTGTATAGCCCGGATTCCGTTACCCGGACCGGCGCGCATGTACGTGATGGTCTCGACCTGAAACGCATCATGATGACAGTGTGGTTCTGCACTTTCCCTGCGATCCTGTTCGGTTTGTGGAACGTTGGTTATCAGGCAAACATGCAGATTGCCGAGCTGGGTGCGAGTCCGCTTGCCGGCTGGCGCAGTGATGTGGTGATGGCCCTGACCGGCTTTGATCCCAATAGCTTGTTGGCGAACGTCCTGCATGGCGCTGTCTACTACATCCCGATTCTGCTGACTGTCTACATCGGTGGTTTTATCTGGGAAGGCCTGTTTGCCTGGAAGCGCGGTCATGAAGTGAACGAAGGTTTCTTCGTGACAGGTATCCTGTTCACACTGATTCTGCCACCGGCGATCCCTCTGTGGCAGGTATTCCTGGGTATTTCCTTCGGTGTGGTCATCGGCAAGGAAGTGTTTGGCGGTACCGGCAAGAACTTCCTCAACCCGGCACTGGTTGGCCGTGCATTCCTGTACTTCGCTTACCCGGCACAGATGTCCGGTGATGCAGTCTGGACCGCGGTGGACAACTTCTCAGGCGCGACCTCCCTGTCACTGGCGGCATCCGGCAATCTGGACTATGCGGTGGGTCTGACTGCCAACGCGCTGACTGAAGGTGCTGCGGCTGCCACTGCCAGCCTGGCCTGGATGAACACCTTCCTGGGCAATATTCAGGGTAGTATCGGCGAAACTTCTACTCTAGCCATTCTGATCGGTGGTGCTGCACTGCTGCTGACCAAGATTGCTTCCTGGCGCATCGTGCTGGGCGTGTTCCTGGGCATGGTTGGCATGTCTGCCATCTTTAATGGTGTCGGTTCCGATACCAACGCCATGTTCGATATGCCGTGGTACTGGCACCTGACCGTGGGCGGTTTCGCTTTCGGTATGATCTTCATGGCAACTGATCCGGTTTCTGCGTCCATGACCAATACCGGCAAGTACATTTTCGGTGCCTTGATTGGTGTGATGACCGTCCTGATCCGGGTAATCAACCCGGCCTTCCCGGAAGGCATCATGCTGGCAATCCTTTTCGGTAACCTGTGTGCGCCGCTGATTGACTACTTCGTCACTCAGGCAAACATCCGTCGTCGTCTGCGTCGTACCGGGGGAGTAGCGTAA
- the nqrE gene encoding NADH:ubiquinone reductase (Na(+)-transporting) subunit E, which produces MFEHYLSLFVRAVFVENMALAFFLGMCTFIAVSKKISTAIGLGVAVVVVLTITVPVNNLLLTYLLNEGALSWTGIPELAKLDLRFLGLLSYIGVIAALVQILEMALDKYVPSLYNALGIFLPLITVNCAIMGASLFMVERDYNFGESVVYGLGAGTGWALAITLLAGIREKLKYSDVPDGLKGLGITFITVGLMSLGFMSFSGVQL; this is translated from the coding sequence ATGTTTGAACATTATCTGAGCCTGTTCGTCCGCGCCGTCTTTGTTGAAAACATGGCGCTGGCCTTCTTCCTGGGTATGTGTACCTTTATCGCGGTATCCAAGAAGATTTCCACTGCAATTGGTCTTGGCGTTGCCGTGGTCGTGGTGCTAACCATCACGGTACCCGTCAACAACCTGTTGCTGACTTACCTTTTGAATGAAGGCGCACTGTCCTGGACCGGGATTCCCGAGCTTGCCAAGCTCGACCTGCGTTTCCTGGGGCTGCTGAGCTATATCGGTGTCATCGCGGCACTGGTGCAGATCCTTGAAATGGCGTTGGACAAGTATGTCCCCAGCCTCTACAACGCACTGGGCATCTTCCTGCCGTTGATCACCGTAAACTGCGCCATCATGGGGGCGTCCCTATTCATGGTGGAGCGTGATTACAACTTCGGTGAATCCGTGGTGTATGGCCTGGGTGCGGGTACTGGTTGGGCGCTGGCTATCACATTGCTGGCGGGTATCCGTGAGAAGCTGAAGTACAGCGATGTACCGGATGGCCTGAAAGGCCTGGGCATCACCTTCATTACTGTGGGCCTGATGTCGCTTGGCTTTATGTCATTTTCCGGCGTGCAGCTGTAA
- the tesB gene encoding acyl-CoA thioesterase II has protein sequence MKAPVQELLHLFDLEQLEDNLFRGQTQANGQRSVFGGLVAGQALLAASRTVPEERPVHSLHAYFLRPGDFNVPIVYDVERIRDGKSFTTRRVKAIQHGRPIFSLAASYQVIEEGASHQASMPEVPAPETLDTDQAIRMKLVERLPEQYRNDFLTERPVEFRPVTPLDPISSEPKAPVREVWFKVIDRVDASPVLHRALLAYCSDFGLMGTAMLPHGMNFWQANTQCASIDHAMWFHNDFRIDEWLLYRSDSPFAGGARGMNFGSIYRQDGTLVASVAQEGLIRQHRSDSPA, from the coding sequence ATGAAAGCACCGGTTCAGGAGCTGTTGCACTTGTTTGACCTGGAACAGCTGGAAGACAACCTGTTCCGCGGGCAGACCCAGGCCAATGGTCAACGCAGTGTATTTGGCGGGCTGGTGGCTGGTCAGGCATTGCTCGCGGCGTCGCGCACCGTCCCGGAGGAGAGGCCGGTACATTCTCTGCACGCCTACTTTCTGCGCCCTGGAGACTTCAATGTGCCCATCGTCTACGACGTGGAGCGCATCCGTGACGGCAAGAGCTTTACCACCCGCCGGGTGAAGGCCATCCAGCATGGTCGGCCGATTTTTTCTCTGGCTGCCTCCTACCAGGTAATCGAAGAGGGGGCTTCCCATCAGGCTTCCATGCCCGAGGTGCCGGCCCCGGAAACGCTGGATACCGATCAGGCTATTCGTATGAAGTTGGTGGAACGTTTGCCTGAGCAATATCGCAACGATTTTCTCACCGAGCGACCCGTGGAATTCCGCCCGGTGACACCGCTGGATCCAATTTCCTCAGAGCCCAAGGCGCCAGTAAGGGAAGTCTGGTTCAAGGTCATTGATCGCGTGGATGCCAGTCCGGTACTGCATCGGGCCTTATTGGCCTACTGTTCTGATTTTGGCCTGATGGGGACCGCCATGCTCCCCCATGGCATGAACTTCTGGCAGGCCAATACCCAGTGCGCCAGCATTGATCACGCCATGTGGTTCCATAATGATTTCCGCATCGATGAATGGCTGTTGTATCGCAGTGACAGCCCCTTTGCCGGTGGTGCCAGGGGAATGAACTTCGGCTCCATTTATCGTCAGGATGGTACTTTGGTGGCGTCGGTGGCCCAGGAGGGACTGATTCGCCAGCACCGCTCTGACAGCCCGGCCTGA
- a CDS encoding uracil-DNA glycosylase family protein: protein MKRLPALLEEVSACRLCEAHLPLGPRPVVRAGEGARLLIVGQAPGTRVHETGIPWNDPSGDRLRDWLQLDRGAFYDENRIAIIPMGFCYPGRGKGGDLPPRPECAPHWHERLLAELPNLGLTLLVGQYAQRYYLPEPGKTLTDNVREYCQALEHGFFPLPHPSPRNRLWLRQRPWFEEQVLPALREQVGRVLSG from the coding sequence ATGAAGCGGCTGCCTGCGCTACTGGAGGAAGTGAGTGCCTGCCGGTTGTGTGAGGCGCATCTGCCTCTGGGCCCCAGGCCAGTCGTTCGGGCGGGTGAGGGTGCCCGCCTGTTGATCGTGGGGCAGGCGCCTGGCACCCGGGTACACGAAACCGGTATTCCGTGGAATGACCCCTCTGGTGACCGGCTTCGAGACTGGCTGCAGTTGGACCGAGGCGCCTTCTATGACGAGAACCGCATTGCCATTATTCCCATGGGCTTCTGTTATCCGGGCAGGGGGAAGGGCGGTGACCTGCCGCCACGCCCTGAATGCGCCCCGCACTGGCATGAGCGGCTGCTGGCGGAGCTGCCGAATCTGGGGCTGACCCTGCTGGTGGGCCAATACGCCCAGCGCTATTACCTGCCTGAGCCAGGAAAGACCCTCACCGATAACGTGCGGGAATACTGTCAGGCACTTGAGCATGGCTTTTTCCCCTTGCCACACCCCAGCCCGCGCAATCGCCTGTGGTTGCGCCAGCGTCCCTGGTTTGAAGAGCAGGTGCTGCCGGCGCTGCGGGAGCAGGTGGGGAGGGTACTGTCTGGATAG
- a CDS encoding NADH:ubiquinone reductase (Na(+)-transporting) subunit D: protein MAEKTKDILLGPIFDNNPIALQILGICSALAVTSNLSTTVTMCIALTAVTAFSNLFVSSIRNSIPSSIRIIVQMTIIASLVIVVDQFLKAYAYSISKQLSVFVGLIITNCIVMGRAEAFAMKNPPIPSFLDGIGNGLGYSVILLGLGFTRELLGAGSLFGHQILPKVSDGGWYLTNGMMLLPPSAFFLIGLFIWAIRSWKPAQVEADDFKMKPNTRVSDAF, encoded by the coding sequence ATGGCGGAGAAAACCAAGGACATCCTGTTAGGTCCGATTTTCGACAACAACCCCATCGCGCTACAGATCCTCGGTATCTGTTCCGCGCTGGCGGTGACCAGTAACCTGAGCACCACGGTGACCATGTGTATCGCGCTGACCGCGGTAACGGCGTTCTCGAACCTGTTCGTGAGCTCCATCCGTAACAGCATCCCGTCCAGCATCCGGATCATCGTACAGATGACCATCATTGCCTCATTGGTAATCGTGGTAGACCAGTTCCTGAAAGCCTATGCCTACAGTATTTCCAAGCAGCTGTCGGTATTCGTGGGGCTGATTATCACCAACTGTATCGTGATGGGCCGTGCGGAAGCTTTCGCCATGAAGAACCCGCCCATTCCTTCCTTCCTGGATGGTATTGGTAACGGTCTGGGTTACTCAGTGATTCTGTTGGGCCTCGGGTTCACTCGCGAGTTGCTGGGTGCAGGCAGCCTGTTCGGTCACCAGATCTTGCCCAAGGTTTCCGACGGCGGCTGGTACCTCACGAACGGCATGATGCTGCTGCCGCCGAGTGCGTTCTTCCTGATCGGTCTGTTCATCTGGGCAATCCGTTCCTGGAAGCCTGCTCAGGTGGAAGCGGATGACTTCAAGATGAAGCCCAACACCCGTGTCAGCGACGCGTTTTAA
- a CDS encoding Na(+)-translocating NADH-quinone reductase subunit C, which translates to MAGKNETVGKTLLVAFLVCVVCGVVVATAAVSLRPVQNENKLIDKRMNILQAAGMYEAGVDVNEQFATIERKFVDIDTGDYVDMPESYDQRKAAKDPKQSVRLSGDVDKASIKSQAKVAEVYLAKDDNGELSRIILPVHGYGLWSTLYGFLALEPDANTVAGLGFYEHAETPGLGGEVDNPKWKALWHGKKLFGEQGEVEIQVIKGTVEANTPNAEHKVDGLAGATLTSNGVNNLLRFWVGENGFGPYLQRMQQESNVTGQSSEAAAVSETVESSEQPEGEA; encoded by the coding sequence ATGGCTGGAAAGAACGAAACAGTTGGTAAAACACTGCTGGTCGCCTTCCTGGTATGTGTTGTCTGCGGTGTAGTGGTTGCTACTGCTGCAGTCAGCCTGCGTCCGGTTCAGAATGAAAACAAGCTGATCGACAAACGCATGAACATCCTGCAGGCCGCAGGTATGTACGAAGCGGGTGTTGATGTAAATGAGCAGTTCGCGACCATCGAGCGAAAGTTTGTGGACATCGACACTGGCGACTACGTGGACATGCCGGAATCCTACGATCAGCGCAAGGCTGCCAAGGATCCCAAGCAGTCCGTGCGTCTGAGTGGTGACGTGGACAAGGCTTCCATCAAAAGCCAGGCCAAAGTAGCTGAAGTTTACCTGGCCAAGGATGACAACGGCGAACTGAGCCGCATCATTCTGCCGGTTCATGGCTATGGCCTGTGGTCTACGCTGTACGGGTTCCTGGCGCTTGAGCCGGATGCCAACACCGTGGCGGGCCTCGGTTTTTACGAGCATGCCGAGACCCCGGGTCTTGGTGGCGAAGTAGATAACCCGAAATGGAAAGCGCTGTGGCACGGCAAGAAACTGTTCGGCGAGCAGGGTGAAGTGGAAATCCAGGTGATCAAAGGTACCGTGGAAGCCAACACTCCGAATGCCGAGCACAAGGTTGATGGCCTTGCCGGTGCGACCCTGACCAGTAACGGGGTCAACAACCTCTTGCGGTTCTGGGTTGGCGAAAATGGTTTCGGCCCTTACTTGCAGCGCATGCAGCAAGAGAGCAATGTCACTGGCCAAAGCAGTGAAGCGGCTGCAGTCAGTGAGACTGTGGAATCCAGCGAGCAGCCGGAAGGAGAAGCGTAA
- a CDS encoding FAD:protein FMN transferase — protein MTRILSLLVLSLTLLLSACDDSKNRLSVLSGPTMGTTWSVKYTGTPDESIDSLKADIEAALEQVNAEMSTYRADSVLSQFNQAAAGTLVDLPADTQKVLKAAFSLSEMTGGAYDVTVGPLVNLWGFGPESDRFEPPQADEIEAARRRVGWQSLLLDGPRLLQPGEVYVDLSSIAKGFAVDKVAELMDKHGLKSWLVEVGGELRARGTKPYGQPWRIAVERPIPGVREVEQVVALKDMAVATSGDYRNFFESDGKLYSHTIDPRTGYPVQHALASVSVLHKSAMMADGLATAMTVLGPKEGMAFAKANELAVFFIVRTDEGVKELSTPAFDAIVEDK, from the coding sequence ATGACCCGCATCCTTTCCCTGTTGGTGCTTTCCCTGACATTGCTGTTGAGCGCTTGTGACGACAGCAAAAACCGGCTGTCAGTGCTCAGCGGTCCGACCATGGGTACCACCTGGAGTGTCAAATACACCGGCACACCGGATGAGAGCATTGATTCGCTCAAGGCCGATATCGAGGCGGCGTTGGAGCAGGTGAATGCAGAAATGAGCACTTATCGTGCGGATTCCGTCCTCAGCCAGTTTAATCAGGCTGCGGCGGGCACGTTAGTGGATTTGCCGGCAGATACCCAAAAGGTATTGAAGGCCGCTTTCTCTCTCTCGGAAATGACCGGTGGGGCCTATGACGTTACGGTTGGCCCGTTGGTGAATTTGTGGGGCTTCGGCCCGGAGTCTGATCGTTTTGAACCACCTCAGGCAGACGAAATTGAGGCGGCTCGCCGTCGGGTCGGATGGCAATCCCTGCTTCTCGATGGGCCACGGCTGCTGCAGCCTGGGGAGGTGTACGTTGACCTGTCCTCTATTGCGAAAGGGTTTGCAGTAGACAAGGTTGCCGAGCTTATGGACAAACATGGTCTGAAGTCCTGGCTGGTGGAAGTGGGTGGCGAATTACGTGCCCGGGGTACCAAACCCTATGGTCAGCCCTGGCGTATTGCCGTTGAGCGTCCCATTCCGGGCGTTCGTGAAGTGGAGCAGGTGGTCGCCCTCAAGGACATGGCGGTGGCGACCAGCGGGGATTACCGGAATTTCTTCGAGTCGGATGGTAAACTGTACTCACACACTATTGATCCACGCACGGGGTACCCTGTGCAACATGCCCTGGCGTCGGTGTCCGTGTTGCACAAGAGTGCCATGATGGCCGATGGTCTGGCCACGGCGATGACAGTGCTCGGACCCAAGGAAGGCATGGCGTTCGCCAAGGCGAATGAACTGGCGGTGTTTTTTATTGTCAGAACAGATGAAGGCGTAAAAGAGTTGTCGACTCCTGCCTTCGATGCAATCGTAGAGGACAAGTGA
- a CDS encoding Na(+)-translocating NADH-quinone reductase subunit A, producing the protein MIKIRKGLDLPITGAPRQEIEEGHQVRSVAVLGGDYVGMKPTMEVREGDVVKKGQVLFSDKKTEGVKYTAPAAGKVIAVNRGHKRVLQSVVIEVADQEDEVTFTSYNADQLSGLDRAAVQQQLVDSGEWTLLRTRPFGKVPALDSTPNSIFVSILDTNPLAMEPAVVIKENEQAFRAGLTVLSRLTDGPVWVCRGPKTDLPSFAGGQVREETFAGKHPAGNVGTQIHFLDPVSMNKAVWSLGYQDVIAIGKLFTEGKISSERVVALCGPQAKTPRLMRTRVGASVDDFTQGELKSGDNRLVSGSALSGHNARGPLAWLNRTANQLTALREGHERELLGYISPGVNRFSLMNIYLSKLMPGKRFNFTTTTNGSERAMVPVGAYEEVMPLDILPTQLLRSLIVGDTDSAVALGALELLEEDLALCTFVCPGKYEYGPILRDNLTTIEAEG; encoded by the coding sequence ATGATTAAAATCAGGAAGGGCCTGGATCTGCCCATCACTGGTGCACCGCGCCAGGAGATTGAGGAAGGTCACCAGGTTCGTTCTGTTGCCGTGCTCGGCGGTGACTATGTGGGTATGAAGCCCACTATGGAAGTCCGCGAAGGCGACGTGGTCAAAAAAGGCCAGGTCCTCTTCTCAGACAAGAAAACCGAGGGTGTGAAATACACCGCTCCTGCAGCTGGCAAGGTGATCGCGGTCAATCGCGGCCACAAGCGCGTGCTTCAATCTGTCGTGATTGAAGTGGCTGATCAGGAAGATGAAGTCACCTTTACCTCTTACAACGCCGACCAGCTCTCCGGTCTCGACCGGGCTGCTGTTCAGCAACAGCTGGTAGATTCCGGTGAGTGGACCCTGCTGCGTACTCGTCCTTTCGGCAAGGTGCCTGCGCTGGATTCCACCCCGAACTCCATCTTCGTTTCCATTCTTGATACCAACCCGCTGGCCATGGAGCCGGCTGTTGTGATCAAGGAAAACGAGCAGGCTTTTCGTGCCGGTCTCACCGTGCTGAGCCGTCTCACTGACGGCCCTGTATGGGTCTGCCGCGGTCCCAAGACAGATCTGCCCAGTTTCGCTGGCGGTCAGGTGCGCGAAGAAACCTTCGCAGGTAAGCACCCGGCCGGCAATGTGGGTACCCAGATCCATTTCCTGGACCCGGTCAGCATGAACAAGGCCGTTTGGTCCCTGGGCTATCAGGACGTGATCGCCATTGGCAAGCTGTTCACCGAAGGCAAGATCTCCAGTGAGCGTGTGGTCGCCCTGTGCGGCCCCCAGGCCAAGACCCCGCGCCTTATGCGTACCCGTGTGGGCGCCAGCGTGGACGATTTCACCCAGGGTGAGCTGAAAAGCGGTGACAACCGTCTGGTGTCCGGCTCTGCGCTGAGTGGCCACAATGCCCGCGGTCCTCTTGCCTGGTTGAACCGTACCGCCAATCAGCTGACTGCCCTGCGTGAGGGGCATGAGCGTGAGTTGCTGGGTTACATTTCCCCCGGCGTCAATCGCTTCTCTCTGATGAATATCTACCTGTCCAAGCTGATGCCTGGCAAGCGCTTCAATTTCACCACCACCACCAACGGTTCCGAGCGTGCCATGGTGCCGGTGGGGGCGTATGAAGAAGTAATGCCGCTGGATATCCTGCCCACCCAGCTGCTGCGTTCCCTGATCGTTGGGGATACTGACAGTGCGGTGGCGCTAGGCGCTCTGGAGCTGCTGGAAGAAGACCTGGCCCTGTGTACCTTTGTGTGCCCTGGCAAGTATGAATACGGTCCGATCCTGCGCGACAACCTCACTACCATTGAAGCGGAGGGCTGA
- the nqrM gene encoding (Na+)-NQR maturation NqrM produces the protein MLMTIIFAVVFMGLLFAGMAIGVIMSNKPLQGSCGGLANLGLKEGCEICGGDRGKCEENSKKIDSEKAAALGKDVMKM, from the coding sequence ATGTTGATGACCATTATCTTTGCTGTGGTGTTTATGGGGCTGCTGTTCGCCGGCATGGCCATTGGCGTGATCATGTCCAACAAACCGCTACAGGGCTCCTGCGGTGGCCTTGCCAATCTGGGCCTGAAAGAAGGCTGCGAAATCTGTGGTGGTGATCGCGGTAAATGCGAAGAGAACAGCAAGAAGATCGACAGCGAGAAGGCTGCGGCCCTCGGAAAGGATGTAATGAAGATGTAA